The segment AGGAAACCTGTAGTCctaatatttctcacagctgagggtttgctacaaatgtatccagtctagagaAGACTATATTCTAAGCTAAATACACCAGTAGAAGCATACTaattagtttgttacaatgtatccgtgcaggtaaaatgtatcagtctggagtcaatGCTGTTTAGATCAGTATCgtctctagactggatacaattacaGCAAACTCTAAGCTGGGAGAAGTATTAGGCCTATACATCTTTTTCAGCTTCTGGATGTGAAGGAGAATGTTTCCTTTTCTttgacagcaggcagagatcttgaaaataatgGAAATCAGAAAATGGCAGGACATAATTATTTGGCTTTATTCCAATAAAGCAAGAAAAAGCCCTTTAATGTAAAGAAAAGCATCAGAACACGAGGTCTCCGCTGATGGAGCAGAGCCGGGTACGTTCACCGCTCCTGCAACAAGTGCCACACATCAGGCACGGCAGCCGATCTGACGGTAATTACAGTAATTGTGTTTGAAGCTCGTCAATCACACAATGTGCCGCTGACAGTTACTTTATTCTCTGTCCTCTCCCACATAACTCGTTGGATGTGAATACAAAGCCCCCCAAATGTGTTCCTGACCCCCTGCGGCTGTATGTGACTCCCTCTTCTCACAGACCCATTGTGGGCTGTTTAAATGCTATTTTAGGTCATGGTAAGAACTCTGTAGGAGATAATGagcaattgcaaaaaaaaaaaaaaaattgacgtaAAAAGGTGGATTCCGTTTTACTAATAAATTATTTCAAGCAACTGCCCAACAAGAGTAGAGACTGATCTCTGATGCACCACCAGCATTTCTGCCCCTTACCTAGAGGAGACCCAGACCCCAGAATTAAAATGGGGTTCAGCAAAGAGCGTGCTTATTTGTCTCTTTGTAGAATTGAAGAAGAACATATCCACAGGGCTTGTACCCCCTTTTTCTAATATTATGGGCCTGTGAAGAGGGGGAGCCCTGTGCACGTCCACACTGCCAAACCTGAGCTGAATTCTCCAACAGTTGTCTGGGCTGTACTGTAACCACTGAATGAAAGTTAGTAAAAGCAACTACTGCAATGCAAACCTCCCTCTTATTGCTGCAGGTCAACGCCTCCCCCATGCTTTatcctgcagctctgcttgttctgaTTGTCTACAAAGCCCAGCATATCACTAGGAAGTCAATGCATTGAGCGCACAGCATTATAATAAGAGTGGTTATAAACTACAAGACAGTAAACCAGGTAACTGCCCCACATAAACTGAGGCGAATGAACATCAATAAGGGGGGAGTCAAATTTACTTTACAGACATATTGATGATTTAATATAAACTCACCTCCTCAAACAAATCCAGGCTGTATGTGTTATCGTCATCTGCGAAATACACCACTCCGGGCAAACTGTTGTTTTTGTTAAAAGTCTCTCTAAGCCAGCGCAGGGCAAGGTTTCTCTGCATAGTCCCACGGGGTATTCGTGGGTCCCGGGTGTCTCCCCTCAGTTTATAATTACGGGGTGTCTCCACATTGAGATGGGTGTAGTTAAGACCAGACTCCTGCAGCAGCCGGGTAACCAGAGGGGTGCGTCGCTGAGAGTCCTCCACCAGGATCCAGTGCAGATTGGGCACATGCAGTAACGTGTTGGACAGACGGGTCAGTTCAGCTTTCTGGACTGGTCTACTGTAGGTCGGGGTAATAACATGGATGGTGGGGAGGTTGCCCATCCAAGGCGGCGGCCGAGTGTACACATACTCAGTCCTTACAACTTCTACTATATCTCTCTCAGAGGAACAATACTCCCTGGAATCGGAGCCTGGACTTGCATCTCTGCGGCCATCGCTCCCGTCCTCTGTAAAGACATAAAACAATCTAATATCAAGAAAGCCAACGAAAGAAATCGAAAGTGAAGTTCTCCGACGTTATATGATCCTGGTCTGTGAGGTTCGGTTGAGTTGGACTTTAAGGAGGGCCTTCACACAAATACTTCTACTGTATGTGATATCTGTCCTAGGACATTAgtgtattatatacacacacaacacttGTAGGATCTGTACAAATCATTCTTAAAGGGGTCTGCGCTATGGACAACCTCTATTAGTTAGAAGCGACCCTTAAGAAAAAGCTGATCAcatagtgtccccctgctgggacccccagcgatcagctgtgatctgaggggaaacctggcagtaagtgttcagtttccctgcagcgacaccacaggagaaatgaagtattgcacAGTGTCTATtcgtatcaatgtgttgtctgtgtaatacaggacgggtcctccagagagagagagacgctctatgtaaccgctctccacactggccaagagatgagggtcctgaacagaggacccacccctattaactcagaattcactaatagggggtatgacaatgggttttctaaactggacgacccctttaattaAATTTTCACTCATTCCATGGAAGACGAATGACATTGTGTAGTCATTAACGATATGCCAGGGGCATCGGGGGGTGCAGGGGTAGTAGTCACACCCAGGCACTGGTAACTGAGGGGGGCTAAAGGC is part of the Rhinoderma darwinii isolate aRhiDar2 chromosome 10, aRhiDar2.hap1, whole genome shotgun sequence genome and harbors:
- the B3GAT1 gene encoding galactosylgalactosylxylosylprotein 3-beta-glucuronosyltransferase 1 isoform X2 → MLKRRDILAIVLIVLPWTLLITVWHHSTLSPLLTAHKEDGSDGRRDASPGSDSREYCSSERDIVEVVRTEYVYTRPPPWMGNLPTIHVITPTYSRPVQKAELTRLSNTLLHVPNLHWILVEDSQRRTPLVTRLLQESGLNYTHLNVETPRNYKLRGDTRDPRIPRGTMQRNLALRWLRETFNKNNSLPGVVYFADDDNTYSLDLFEEMRNTRKVSVWPVAFVGGLRYESPKVNAAGKVYGWKTVFDPHRPFAIDMAGFAVNLRLILQRPQAYFKLRGVKGGYQESSLLRELVTLNDLEPKADNCTKILVWHTRTEKPVLVNEGKKGFTDPNVEI
- the B3GAT1 gene encoding galactosylgalactosylxylosylprotein 3-beta-glucuronosyltransferase 1 isoform X3, with the translated sequence MEDGSDGRRDASPGSDSREYCSSERDIVEVVRTEYVYTRPPPWMGNLPTIHVITPTYSRPVQKAELTRLSNTLLHVPNLHWILVEDSQRRTPLVTRLLQESGLNYTHLNVETPRNYKLRGDTRDPRIPRGTMQRNLALRWLRETFNKNNSLPGVVYFADDDNTYSLDLFEEMRNTRKVSVWPVAFVGGLRYESPKVNAAGKVYGWKTVFDPHRPFAIDMAGFAVNLRLILQRPQAYFKLRGVKGGYQESSLLRELVTLNDLEPKADNCTKILVWHTRTEKPVLVNEGKKGFTDPNVEI